The Streptomyces sp. NBC_01244 genome contains a region encoding:
- a CDS encoding amidohydrolase family protein, with translation MPDTSDLADLANLADLADLTPPDDGSRDRIDVHHHFCAPEWLEWAEGRGLVNRKALPPWARWDAAAALDLMDRAGIATAVLKPMLPARYTTSAQLREATAVTLRAAAEVTAAHPGRFAFHAPLFLDDPEVARWALRYGLDELGAVGVNVTANYGGVYLGDPSYDPLFAELDERSAVVDTHPHNLPLPGGAPAGGPGAVAVPGIPNFLCDFLLDTTRAALNMIHKGTLDRFPNLSVILPHAGGFLPHIATRVQAFAGALTPPVDPAMVRDHLLRFYYDTAGPMSPAGTLLAMASPDRILFGSDWPACPAEMVTDIALPALAGDPALTPAHQRGINRDNAVRLMPSLAPLSAARV, from the coding sequence ATGCCGGACACCTCAGACCTTGCAGACCTCGCAAACCTCGCAGACCTTGCGGACCTCACCCCGCCGGACGACGGCAGCCGCGACAGGATCGACGTCCACCACCACTTCTGCGCCCCGGAGTGGCTGGAGTGGGCCGAGGGCCGGGGCCTGGTGAACCGGAAGGCCCTGCCGCCGTGGGCGCGCTGGGATGCCGCGGCGGCCCTGGATCTGATGGACCGGGCGGGGATCGCCACCGCCGTCCTCAAGCCGATGCTCCCCGCGCGCTACACGACGTCCGCGCAACTGCGCGAGGCCACCGCCGTCACCCTGCGGGCGGCGGCGGAGGTGACGGCCGCCCATCCGGGCCGCTTCGCGTTCCACGCCCCGCTCTTCCTCGACGACCCGGAGGTCGCGCGCTGGGCCCTGCGGTACGGGCTCGACGAGCTGGGCGCGGTAGGGGTGAACGTCACCGCGAACTACGGGGGCGTCTACCTGGGCGACCCCTCCTACGACCCGCTCTTCGCCGAACTCGACGAACGCTCCGCCGTCGTGGACACGCACCCGCACAACCTGCCGCTCCCCGGCGGGGCGCCGGCCGGGGGCCCCGGGGCGGTGGCCGTGCCGGGGATCCCGAACTTCCTGTGCGACTTCCTGCTGGACACCACGCGGGCCGCACTGAACATGATCCACAAGGGCACCCTGGACCGGTTCCCGAACCTGTCGGTGATCCTGCCGCACGCGGGCGGCTTCCTCCCGCACATCGCCACCCGCGTACAGGCCTTCGCGGGCGCGCTCACGCCGCCCGTCGACCCGGCGATGGTCCGGGACCACCTGCTCCGCTTCTACTACGACACCGCCGGGCCCATGTCCCCTGCGGGCACCCTGCTGGCGATGGCGAGCCCCGACCGCATCCTCTTCGGCAGCGACTGGCCCGCTTGCCCTGCGGAGATGGTCACGGACATCGCTCTCCCGGCGCTGGCGGGTGACCCCGCGCTGACGCCGGCGCACCAGCGGGGGATCAACCGGGACAACGCGGTGCGCTTGATGCCGAGCTTGGCTCCGCTGAGCGCTGCGCGCGTCTGA
- a CDS encoding thiolase C-terminal domain-containing protein, giving the protein MKSYIVGVGMTKFEKPESRDWQYWDMVKEAGDAALADAGIDYGLVEQVPVGYCFQASTAGQRAAYELGLSGVPVYNVNNNCATGSTALMLARQFVEGGTNDCVLALGFEKMKRGALGGGADGGDFKTSPVARHYGIMAAGHGFEMSPPTAQIFGNAAREHMKLYGTTAAQLAAVGAKNHRHSANNPNAQFQDVYTVEEILAAKTIHEPLTKLQCSPTSDGAAAALVVSERFVERHGLGERAVEIVAQSMTTDTEASFASGSCIDVVGKPMTAAAGRAVFAASGLGIGDVDVIELHDCFSINELLTYEALGMCEDGGSGVLVESGATTYGGRWVVNPSGGLISKGHPLGATGLAQAAELVWQLRGEAGPRQVSGARVGLAHNIGLGGAAVVTLLRK; this is encoded by the coding sequence ATGAAGTCGTACATCGTGGGCGTCGGCATGACGAAGTTCGAGAAGCCGGAGTCGAGGGACTGGCAGTACTGGGACATGGTCAAGGAGGCCGGCGACGCGGCGCTCGCGGACGCGGGCATCGACTACGGGCTGGTCGAGCAGGTACCGGTGGGCTACTGCTTCCAGGCCTCCACGGCCGGCCAGCGGGCCGCGTACGAGCTGGGGCTGAGCGGGGTACCCGTCTACAACGTCAACAACAACTGCGCGACGGGCTCGACGGCGCTGATGCTGGCGCGACAGTTCGTCGAGGGCGGGACCAACGACTGTGTGCTCGCGCTGGGCTTCGAGAAGATGAAGCGCGGCGCGCTGGGCGGGGGCGCGGACGGCGGGGACTTCAAGACCTCGCCGGTGGCCCGGCACTACGGGATCATGGCCGCCGGGCACGGCTTCGAGATGTCCCCGCCGACCGCGCAGATCTTCGGAAACGCGGCGCGGGAACACATGAAGCTCTACGGGACCACGGCCGCGCAGCTGGCGGCCGTCGGGGCCAAGAACCACCGGCACTCGGCGAACAATCCGAACGCGCAGTTCCAGGACGTCTACACGGTCGAGGAGATCCTCGCCGCGAAGACGATCCACGAGCCGCTGACCAAGCTCCAGTGCTCGCCGACCTCGGACGGGGCGGCGGCGGCGCTCGTCGTATCGGAGCGCTTCGTGGAGCGGCACGGGCTGGGGGAGCGGGCGGTGGAGATCGTCGCGCAGTCGATGACGACGGACACCGAGGCGTCCTTCGCCTCCGGATCCTGCATCGACGTGGTCGGCAAACCGATGACGGCGGCGGCGGGGCGGGCGGTCTTCGCGGCGTCCGGGCTCGGGATCGGTGACGTCGACGTCATCGAGCTGCACGACTGCTTCTCGATCAACGAGCTGCTGACGTACGAGGCGCTGGGCATGTGCGAGGACGGCGGGTCGGGGGTGTTGGTGGAGTCGGGTGCGACGACGTACGGCGGCCGGTGGGTGGTCAACCCCTCGGGCGGGCTCATCTCCAAGGGGCACCCCCTGGGCGCGACCGGCCTTGCGCAGGCGGCGGAACTCGTCTGGCAGCTCCGGGGCGAGGCGGGGCCCCGGCAGGTCTCCGGGGCGAGGGTCGGGCTGGCGCACAACATAGGGCTGGGGGGTGCGGCGGTGGTCACCCTCCTGCGGAAGTAG
- a CDS encoding acyl-CoA dehydrogenase, translating to MGIGITQEQRELAEAARGWVARAVPPEEVRKLLDTPPQTGSRPAYWDGLLASGLLEPHLEGGTLLDLAVVVEEAARAALPGAYLPSVLASVLLDRAGAEPLDGRVAAVALGPGGLTAVAVEGGYLLDGTAPPVLGAGEADLVLLAAETAHGTRWFAVGAAALDIRTQDSADPTRPTAEVRARGVTAGPGALLELDAALVRDLACVLFAADACGTAAWALHTAAEYAKVREQFGRPIGQFQGIKHLCADMLVRVEQARALAWDAAQATEEPAEVRSLVAALAAGTALDAAYSCAKDCVQVLGGIGFTWEHDAHIYLRRALVARQLLGSGDGHRVRAVRLAAAGARRELRLELPARAETHRAKARTAIADAAGLDPATARRVLAPTGYAAPYLPAPYGLGAGPVEQLVVQQELAAAGVKVADLGIATWVVPSLLAYGTAEQQERYLLPTLRGDVTWCQLFSEPGAGSDLASLRTKAERVPDGEGWLINGQKVWTSSAHSADYGILLARTDPDAPKHKGLGYFIVDMKTPGIDIRPLKEITGEALFNEVYFDDVPLPPDALVGAEDGGWKVARNTLGNERVHMADQMTFDTGLEALLARSAELEGGYRVRIGALAAEAHALACIGLRTTLQQVSGLEPGAGASVRKLVQTPHQQRTAELTLELLGPAGAVSEGAGKRAVHGMLMSRCLTIAGGTTQVQLNVVAERILGLPRD from the coding sequence ATGGGCATCGGAATCACACAGGAACAGCGGGAGTTGGCCGAGGCCGCACGCGGCTGGGTCGCGCGGGCCGTGCCGCCCGAGGAGGTGCGCAAGCTCCTCGACACCCCGCCGCAGACGGGCTCGCGGCCCGCCTACTGGGACGGGCTGCTCGCCTCCGGGCTGCTGGAACCCCACCTGGAGGGCGGCACCCTGCTCGACCTCGCCGTCGTGGTGGAGGAGGCCGCCCGGGCGGCGCTGCCCGGGGCGTACCTGCCGAGCGTGCTGGCCTCCGTACTCCTGGACCGGGCCGGGGCCGAGCCCCTCGACGGTCGGGTCGCGGCCGTGGCGCTCGGGCCCGGGGGCCTGACCGCCGTCGCCGTGGAAGGCGGGTACCTCCTCGACGGGACCGCGCCGCCGGTGCTGGGCGCGGGCGAGGCCGACCTCGTGCTGCTCGCCGCCGAGACCGCGCACGGGACCCGCTGGTTCGCCGTCGGCGCCGCCGCGCTGGACATCCGTACCCAGGACAGTGCCGACCCCACCCGGCCCACCGCCGAGGTCCGCGCCCGCGGGGTCACCGCCGGGCCGGGCGCCCTGCTGGAACTGGACGCCGCCCTCGTGCGGGACCTCGCCTGCGTGCTGTTCGCCGCCGACGCCTGCGGCACCGCCGCCTGGGCCCTGCACACCGCCGCCGAGTACGCGAAGGTCCGCGAGCAGTTCGGGCGGCCCATCGGACAGTTCCAGGGGATCAAGCACCTGTGCGCCGACATGCTCGTGCGCGTGGAGCAGGCCCGGGCGCTCGCCTGGGACGCCGCGCAGGCCACCGAAGAACCGGCCGAGGTGCGCTCGCTGGTGGCCGCGCTGGCCGCGGGCACCGCGCTCGACGCCGCGTACTCCTGCGCCAAGGACTGCGTCCAGGTGCTCGGCGGCATCGGCTTCACCTGGGAGCACGACGCCCACATCTACCTCCGCCGGGCCCTCGTCGCCCGCCAGCTCCTCGGCTCCGGCGACGGCCACCGGGTCCGCGCCGTACGGCTCGCCGCCGCCGGCGCGCGGCGCGAGCTCCGCCTGGAACTGCCCGCGCGGGCCGAGACCCACCGCGCGAAGGCCCGTACCGCCATCGCGGACGCGGCCGGCCTCGACCCCGCCACCGCCCGCCGGGTGCTGGCACCCACCGGATACGCGGCCCCCTACCTGCCGGCCCCGTACGGGCTCGGCGCCGGACCCGTCGAACAGCTCGTCGTCCAGCAGGAACTGGCGGCCGCCGGGGTCAAGGTCGCCGACCTCGGGATCGCCACCTGGGTCGTGCCCTCACTGCTCGCCTACGGGACCGCCGAACAGCAGGAGCGCTACCTGCTCCCCACGCTGCGCGGGGACGTCACCTGGTGCCAGCTCTTCTCCGAGCCGGGCGCCGGCTCCGACCTCGCCTCGCTGCGGACGAAGGCGGAGCGGGTGCCGGACGGGGAAGGCTGGCTGATCAACGGGCAGAAGGTGTGGACGAGTTCCGCGCACAGCGCCGACTACGGGATCCTGCTGGCCCGCACCGACCCGGACGCCCCCAAGCACAAGGGGCTCGGCTATTTCATCGTCGACATGAAGACCCCCGGGATCGACATCCGGCCGCTCAAGGAGATCACCGGCGAGGCCCTCTTCAACGAGGTCTACTTCGACGACGTGCCACTGCCGCCGGACGCCCTGGTCGGCGCCGAGGACGGGGGCTGGAAGGTCGCCCGCAACACCCTCGGCAACGAACGCGTCCACATGGCCGACCAGATGACCTTCGACACCGGCCTGGAAGCACTGCTCGCCCGCTCCGCCGAACTCGAAGGCGGGTACCGGGTGCGGATCGGGGCCCTGGCCGCCGAAGCGCACGCCCTGGCCTGCATCGGGCTGCGCACCACGCTCCAGCAGGTCTCCGGACTGGAGCCGGGCGCGGGCGCGTCCGTACGCAAACTCGTCCAGACCCCGCACCAGCAGCGGACCGCCGAGCTCACGCTCGAACTGCTGGGCCCGGCGGGCGCGGTGAGCGAGGGGGCGGGGAAGCGGGCCGTGCACGGCATGCTCATGTCCCGCTGCCTGACCATCGCCGGCGGCACCACGCAGGTCCAGCTCAACGTCGTCGCCGAGCGGATTCTCGGCCTTCCCAGGGACTGA
- a CDS encoding serine/threonine-protein kinase, translated as MGSAISDGRDGRDGRDDDYVDGGIKPLAAGDPSRIGPYLLLGRLGAGGMGRVFLARSEGGRTVAVKVVHEEHVADAQFRARFRREIDAARKVGERYTAPVLDADPDAERPWVATGYVPGLSLEQIVRRYGPLPVDSVHALADGLLHALKDIHTAGIVHRDLKPSNVMLTVEGSRVIDFGISRALETSVESLLTSTGMVVGSPGFMSPEQVRGQRAGAKSDVFTLGCVLMYAATGELPFGHGASNQHAVMFQIVEGEPALERVADPALSALIGRCLVKGVEERPGVDELLEDPERVRPAVRGGAWLPPEVVERLARQAARLLDAEAAPVEEPVPAPVPPSVPVGDAQTPDRGTLGLRPEAEGSGGSGGSGGSGGSGEQVVVVVDPAGGAVPAAATGPSAGPATGGGTAPRERRGARRRFTVAVPVVLVFTVGGGTVALLEPFGGGGGGAQASPPESSAPVTPGASSGSPSAASGSPAPGAPNPGNPGGTESPQASQSPPVPAPDGQAAAAGAGNPGGGSGTPGGSSASQGGGGGPAGGGAGTGTGPSATPGGSGSPSGGGSPSGGGSPSGGGSPSGGGSGGGDAVPAYFAGTWTYKGDFNIGQPGTVIITRSGAVRLINESQMGHCENIAKVTSLASGGTRINIGSAAVDKSKSTSQFCGVLDPSFFTKSLPAGLQHNVGPSHGEGYYYEKS; from the coding sequence ATGGGCAGCGCGATCAGTGACGGGCGGGATGGCCGGGACGGCCGGGACGACGATTACGTCGACGGGGGCATAAAGCCGCTCGCGGCCGGTGATCCGAGCCGGATCGGGCCGTACCTGCTCCTCGGGCGCCTCGGTGCCGGCGGCATGGGCCGGGTGTTCCTGGCGCGCTCCGAGGGCGGGCGTACGGTCGCGGTGAAGGTGGTGCACGAGGAGCACGTGGCCGACGCGCAGTTCCGGGCCCGCTTCCGGCGCGAGATCGACGCCGCCCGGAAGGTGGGCGAGCGGTACACCGCACCCGTCCTGGACGCGGACCCCGACGCCGAACGGCCCTGGGTGGCCACCGGATACGTACCCGGGCTCTCGCTCGAGCAGATCGTGCGCCGGTACGGCCCCCTGCCCGTGGACTCCGTACACGCCCTCGCGGACGGGCTGCTGCACGCCCTGAAGGACATCCACACCGCCGGGATCGTGCACCGCGACCTCAAGCCGTCGAACGTGATGCTCACCGTCGAGGGCAGCCGGGTCATCGACTTCGGGATCTCGCGCGCCCTGGAGACCTCCGTCGAATCGCTGCTCACCAGCACCGGCATGGTCGTCGGCTCGCCCGGGTTCATGTCGCCCGAGCAGGTGCGCGGGCAGCGGGCCGGGGCGAAGAGCGACGTGTTCACGCTCGGCTGTGTCCTGATGTACGCGGCCACGGGCGAGCTGCCCTTCGGGCACGGCGCCAGCAACCAGCACGCGGTGATGTTCCAGATCGTGGAGGGCGAGCCGGCCCTGGAGCGGGTGGCGGACCCCGCCCTGAGCGCGCTCATCGGCCGCTGCCTGGTCAAGGGCGTCGAGGAACGGCCGGGCGTGGACGAGCTGCTGGAGGATCCGGAGCGGGTCCGCCCGGCGGTGCGCGGCGGGGCGTGGCTGCCGCCAGAGGTGGTCGAGCGGCTGGCCCGGCAGGCGGCGCGGCTGCTCGACGCGGAGGCGGCACCGGTCGAGGAGCCGGTGCCCGCGCCCGTGCCCCCGTCCGTGCCGGTGGGGGACGCGCAGACCCCCGACCGGGGGACGCTCGGGCTGCGGCCGGAGGCGGAAGGGTCCGGCGGGTCGGGAGGGTCCGGCGGGTCCGGCGGGTCCGGCGAGCAGGTCGTCGTGGTCGTCGATCCGGCGGGCGGGGCGGTGCCCGCAGCGGCGACCGGTCCGTCTGCCGGACCGGCCACCGGCGGCGGTACCGCGCCGCGCGAACGGCGCGGGGCGCGGCGGCGGTTCACCGTCGCCGTGCCGGTGGTCCTGGTGTTCACCGTCGGCGGGGGGACGGTGGCCCTGCTCGAGCCGTTCGGCGGTGGTGGTGGCGGGGCGCAGGCCTCGCCCCCGGAGAGCAGTGCGCCCGTGACCCCCGGCGCTTCCTCGGGCTCCCCTTCGGCGGCGAGCGGTTCGCCGGCCCCGGGTGCGCCCAACCCCGGCAACCCCGGCGGCACCGAGAGCCCCCAGGCCTCCCAGAGCCCACCCGTACCGGCGCCGGACGGTCAGGCCGCCGCGGCGGGCGCGGGGAACCCCGGCGGCGGCTCCGGCACCCCGGGCGGCAGCAGCGCGAGCCAGGGCGGCGGCGGGGGCCCGGCCGGCGGAGGCGCCGGTACGGGCACCGGCCCGAGCGCCACCCCAGGAGGCTCGGGCTCGCCGAGCGGCGGTGGCTCGCCGAGCGGCGGTGGCTCCCCGAGTGGTGGCGGCTCGCCCAGCGGTGGCGGCTCCGGCGGCGGCGACGCGGTGCCCGCGTACTTCGCCGGGACCTGGACCTACAAGGGCGACTTCAACATCGGCCAGCCGGGCACGGTGATCATCACCCGGTCCGGGGCGGTCCGCCTGATCAACGAGTCCCAAATGGGGCACTGCGAGAACATCGCCAAGGTGACCTCGCTGGCCTCCGGCGGGACCCGGATCAACATCGGCTCGGCGGCGGTGGACAAGTCCAAGTCCACCAGCCAGTTCTGCGGGGTCCTGGACCCCTCCTTCTTCACCAAGAGCCTGCCGGCCGGCCTCCAGCACAACGTGGGCCCGTCGCACGGCGAGGGCTACTACTACGAGAAGTCCTGA
- a CDS encoding DUF397 domain-containing protein: MDTIQNLTGARWRKSSYSSDTGGDCVECAPLGDAAWHKSSYSGDTGGECVEIAPQPCRIAVRDSKVPDGPAFTVAPAAFAEFVRSL; encoded by the coding sequence ATGGACACCATCCAGAACCTGACGGGCGCGCGGTGGCGTAAGTCCTCGTACAGCAGTGACACCGGCGGTGATTGCGTCGAGTGCGCCCCGCTCGGCGACGCCGCCTGGCACAAGTCCTCGTACAGCGGTGACACCGGCGGCGAGTGCGTGGAGATCGCCCCCCAGCCGTGCCGGATCGCCGTCCGGGACTCCAAGGTCCCCGACGGCCCCGCCTTCACCGTCGCCCCCGCCGCCTTCGCGGAGTTCGTCCGCAGCCTCTGA
- a CDS encoding helix-turn-helix domain-containing protein, protein MVNIRSLDPSASPLDYYGSELRRLREAAGLKQGQLGDIIFCAGSLIGQIETARKVPTRDFSERVDAALDTGGVFSRLVGLVLRSQLPTWFQAYAEMEAKATYISTFQAQLVYGLLQTEAYARAVLGVRHDKRLDAQVAARMERQRILDREHPPLMWVVLSEATLHQEVGGREVMRNQLAHLLELRDREWVRVQILPFEAGAHAGQMGSFTLLRFDDDPDLVYTEDFVQGHMTANPEALREGSLRYDHLQAAALSVEKSAELIARVMEERYGHHPEPDGRAVA, encoded by the coding sequence ATGGTCAACATCCGCAGCCTCGATCCCAGCGCCTCGCCGCTGGACTACTACGGCTCGGAACTGCGCCGCCTGCGGGAGGCCGCCGGACTGAAACAGGGGCAGCTGGGCGACATCATCTTCTGCGCGGGCTCGCTGATCGGGCAGATCGAGACCGCGAGGAAGGTGCCGACCCGAGACTTCTCGGAACGGGTCGACGCCGCGCTGGACACGGGCGGGGTGTTCTCCCGCCTGGTGGGGCTGGTGCTGCGGAGCCAGCTGCCGACGTGGTTCCAGGCGTACGCGGAGATGGAGGCGAAGGCGACCTACATCTCCACCTTCCAGGCGCAGCTCGTCTACGGACTGCTGCAGACGGAGGCGTACGCGCGGGCCGTGCTCGGCGTGCGGCACGACAAGCGCCTCGACGCGCAGGTGGCCGCCCGCATGGAGCGGCAGCGGATCCTGGACCGCGAGCACCCGCCGCTGATGTGGGTGGTGCTGAGCGAGGCCACCCTGCACCAGGAGGTCGGCGGCCGGGAGGTGATGCGAAACCAACTCGCCCACCTGTTGGAGCTGCGGGACCGGGAGTGGGTGCGGGTGCAGATCCTGCCCTTCGAGGCGGGCGCGCACGCGGGGCAGATGGGTTCGTTCACCCTCCTGCGCTTCGACGACGACCCGGATCTCGTCTACACCGAGGACTTCGTGCAGGGGCACATGACGGCCAATCCGGAAGCTCTCAGGGAGGGTTCGCTCCGTTACGATCACCTGCAGGCCGCTGCGCTCTCCGTGGAGAAATCGGCGGAACTGATCGCCCGCGTAATGGAGGAACGCTATGGACACCATCCAGAACCTGACGGGCGCGCGGTGGCGTAA
- a CDS encoding ATP-binding protein: MNLATGPSSAGIDHSYRMGFTVGDHSARHMRRILRMFLAQWELDALADAAELALTELVANVARHVPGRGCAVLILRQPAGLRVEVSDGCPAPPRPAPDSGELSEGGRGLLLVEAVTDRWGTDADSTGKTVWFECDLDR, encoded by the coding sequence ATGAATCTCGCAACTGGCCCCTCATCAGCAGGAATTGACCACAGCTACCGCATGGGCTTCACCGTCGGTGACCATTCCGCCCGGCACATGCGCCGCATCCTGCGGATGTTCCTCGCCCAGTGGGAGCTCGACGCCCTGGCCGACGCCGCGGAGCTCGCGCTCACCGAGCTGGTCGCCAACGTCGCACGACACGTCCCCGGGCGGGGCTGCGCGGTCCTCATCCTCCGACAGCCGGCCGGACTGCGCGTGGAGGTCTCGGACGGCTGCCCCGCGCCACCGCGGCCCGCACCCGACTCCGGGGAGCTCAGCGAGGGCGGCCGGGGCCTGCTCCTGGTCGAGGCGGTCACCGACCGCTGGGGCACGGACGCGGACTCCACCGGAAAGACGGTGTGGTTCGAGTGCGACCTCGACCGGTGA